GTGGAAAGGCACCACTAAACAGCCAGTTGATTTCTGTAGTGTAGAAAAGTTATGCATTACCGTGTGCATTTTGATGTCTTGTACATAACATTCAGTCCCTGAGGAAGAATTGACAGTTTAATTAATGGTAAAAGTGTTTGTTAAATGAGTGTTTCTTACAACATTACCCTTTTCCCCTCTAGATTATACTAACGCATTCCTATTCGAGGGTTGTTCTGCGAGTGTTAGAGAAAGCAGCTGCAGCTAAGAAACGTTTCACTGTCTTCGTGACAGAGTCACAACCAGATGCAGCAGGGCAAGTACacttaaatacagtggaaactcCTGAACGTGTCAGTGGTGGCACaaagtaaatacatacaaatactgAGAAGATGCTGCCTGTTTTTAATTCCTAATATAAACCAGGGATGTCCGTCCTTAAGTGTTCTTTATGATCTTGCATTGgtagttatttttattacaacagtATTACTGTTCTCTCTGTTGCAGGCAGCATATGGCTGATGCCTTAAGAAAGCTTAATGTTCCAGTAACACTGATCCTTGATGCCGCAGTTGGGTAAGTTTGCCTGTGATTCACCTGTATAAAGTGTTAGTTAACTGTGAAGGTGGTCCAGCCCCACCCTGAACTTCTCATGCCATGTGTTTGTCAGGTACGTCGTGGAGAAGGTGGATCTggtgatagtgggtgcagaaggAGTCGTAGAAAGCGGAGGCATCATTAACAAGGTGTGTGTCTTGGCTGTTTGGAAACTTCCATGCTTACTGCTTGCACACCAGActgttcatgtttgtttttgcagattGGAACGTACCAACTGGCAGTGTGCTCCAAAGCACACAACAAACCGTTTTATGCGGTAGCGGAAAGTTTCAAGTTTGTCAGGCTTTTCCCGCTGAATCAGCAAGATGTTCCAGACAagttcaaggtaaaaaaaaaaaacatttttgaaaaattaacTTTCAGCTCAAACTAAATAGGTATGTAAATGGGCTGTCCGATAGCTGACTCTTTTGATTTAGTTGGAAGagtgtaatgtgttttgtggGCGCCTGTCATTTCCCAGCCATTCTGTCTGGCAGTGTTGCAAAACAAAACCAGaggtttttaatgtttaaaatatacaaatcaccacttttaaccctttaaggtacaagcaacaacttaaaaaaaatgatgcaaactttcttatttttgcactGAGGTTGGATCTCTTCATCCAGATTGTCAGTTTCcccgtgatacttgagtcacttgcaaatgtatttgaagaagccgtttgaacaaccgctcaattccttgtgtaccatAAGgggttaaaacatgttttctggcgactactaaaaataaaaaaacatgctgtcTTGATTTATTTCACGGAGCGCTGCTGTGCTAGAAAAGCCTGTAAGtgatatttttactttttcagtaCAAGGCGGACACACTGAAGAAATCAAACAATCTTGCAGAGGAGCATCCAATGATTGATTACACGCCCCCTTCCCTGATCACCCTCCTCTTTACAGATCTGGGGGTGCTGACCCCTTCAGCCGTTAGCGACGAGCTCATCAAACTTTATTTGTAACAACGCTGATCATAATAAAATTCTATTGTATCTAAGAAAATTGTTGTGAAGGACTCTAGCATAATGTTACAACTACAACtccttataatatatatattatatatatatatatatatatatatatatatatatatatataatatgatatatatatatataatatatatatataatatatatatatattttttatgtccaACATTCAATCCCTGTCATGCCGCTGACTAACCTTGATCCATTAATCCAGCACTAGATACTAGCAGGTCGGAACTGAAAACAATGCTGGACCTGCGCTGGGCTATCCTGGGAGATGCAGTGATCCTAGAATACCAACCTAATGAGCTGTCAGCATTTTCTAACTATTACATTTCTTTGCATAAGTAATTTcataatgaataaaaaagaaaggctgtgtgtaattaaaaaaattattgccATGTCCTTTTCCACTACTGGTCATCCTCTGAATCATCCTGCTCGTGGTCACCTCCCTTTTTGTTGTTTGACTTCGGTCCTGTTATCACTTGCTTCTCAGAATCCCCCTCCCTGATTTTGCCCTTTTTCAGCTTCTTCAACAACCGGGTGTCTTTGAGCAGT
The nucleotide sequence above comes from Polyodon spathula isolate WHYD16114869_AA chromosome 58, ASM1765450v1, whole genome shotgun sequence. Encoded proteins:
- the LOC121307678 gene encoding translation initiation factor eIF-2B subunit alpha-like, translating into MDDEELVEYFKSQMHKNTDVASGVAAIRTLLEFLKRDKGETILGLRENLTKAIDKLTSVDSSVAVSSGGELFLRFISLASLEHPDLSECKKVMIVRGELFLKKISLSRDKVAKLCHTFIKDGAIILTHSYSRVVLRVLEKAAAAKKRFTVFVTESQPDAAGQHMADALRKLNVPVTLILDAAVGYVVEKVDLVIVGAEGVVESGGIINKIGTYQLAVCSKAHNKPFYAVAESFKFVRLFPLNQQDVPDKFKYKADTLKKSNNLAEEHPMIDYTPPSLITLLFTDLGVLTPSAVSDELIKLYL